The Bacteroidota bacterium genome includes the window GTGATGCTATTGAATTGGATAACGCACTGGTGAATCAGGAATTGCGGAATAAAGTGATTTTGGTAACAGGTGCAGCGGGCTCCATTGGTTCAGAAATTTCGCGACAGTTGATGACCTTGCAACCTGATTTGCTTATAATGGTTGACCAAGCCGAAACACCTTTATATGAATTGGAGTATGAATTTAAGAATGACCTCAAATATGATAATATAAAACATGCAGTATTTGTGGTAGGCGATATACGCAATGAAAATACCATGCGTGAGATTTTTAAAAAATATAAACCTAATAAAGTATTCCATGCCGCAGCATATAAGCATGTACCATTAATGGAAGCTAATCCTGCGGAAGCTCTTAAAAATAATGTTTTGGGAACCCGCAATCTTGCAGATTTATCCGTCGAATTTGGAGTGAATAAATTTGTGATGGTTTCTACCGACAAAGCTGTCAATCCTACCAATGTAATGGGTGCATCTAAACGTATAGCAGAAATTTATGTACAGTCATTAAATAAGCATTTAAAAAATAAGTCGCATCAAAACCATACAAGGTTTATCACAACCCGTTTTGGGAATGTATTGGGTTCTAATGGCTCGGTGATACCCTTATTTAAAAAACAAATTGAGAATGGAGGCCCCATTACAATAACCCATAAAGATATCACCCGTTATTTTATGACTATTCCCGAGGCATGCCAATTGGTACTAGAAGCTGGTGCAATGGGCAAAGGAGGAGAGATATTTATATTTGATATGGGCGAACCTGTTCGCATCGTTGATCTTGCTAAAAAGATGGTAAAACTTTCGGGACTTGAGTTGGAAAAAGATATACATATCACCTATTCGGGTTTACGTCCAGGTGAGAAAATATTTGAAGAATTGCTGAATGATAGCGAAAATACAATGGCAACCCACCATCCCAAAATTATGATTGCCAAAGTGAGGGAATACGCCTACGAAGAAGTAAATGATAAGATAAATGATCTGATAATAACGGCTCATACCAATAATCACGACGAGGATGTAGTAAGGCACATGAAACAATTGGTGCCCGAGTTCTTAAGCAATAATTCAGTATTTTCTGTTTTGGATGAAGCAAAATAATTGCATGAAATTAGGATTCACTATTATATATCTATTACTTATTTCATATAGTGCTTTGGCTAATGATAATGAACCTACAAAAAAAAAGAAAATATTCAACAACAAGCATCAAGGATTAGCTTTCGGAATTAGTGCAGGTAAGTATATATATGGTGATGTGGCTTATTATAAAACAAAATATTTAGTACTCACCACCCTCAAGCAATCTTATGGAATAGAATTCGGTCGCTATAATAATCAAACGGTATTAGCCCCCAAAGCTTCTTTACATTTAAAATTTTTAAAATATGTTCAAGTGGGTGAGCAGGTTTTGTTCTATTATGATTTTAATCAAGTAGCTCCAGCATTAAGAACCGAGGTGGGATATGTAATTAATAGGCAATTTGAAGCACGGGCTGCAGTATATACCTATGTTTGGAACAATGATCTCACTTCACATCTGAATAAATATCATATCTCTATACTTTATTTTTTAAAGATTAAATGATTAAATTCCATAAATACCAAGGTACAGGGAATGATTTTATTATCATCGATAATCGTGAAAATATTTTCGACAAAAGCAATAATAGTTTGATAGAAAACTTATGTGACCGCAGGTTCGGTATAGGGGCTGACGGGTTGATATTGTTGGAGATGAAGAATAATTTGCCACAAATGGTATATTACAATTCCGATGGTAAACCCAGCAGTATGTGTGGAAACGGCGGTCGCTGTTTTGCAGCATTTTGCAAAGAATTTGATTTAGTTACAAACAACGAAATGACTTTTGAAGCTGTAGATGGCAAGCATGAAGTGCTATATGAACCCCAAAAGATTAAATTAAAAATGAATGATGTGCCTGCTATTAAACCAATAGGCAGCGATTTTGAATTAAATACAGGTTCGCCACATTATATAGTTTTCGAACAGCATATTGACGATATCAATATTATTGAAAGAGCTCGTCAAATTCGTTATAATAATACTTATAAAGAAGCAGGTATTAACGTAAATTTTGTGGAACCTATTGATACCGGAATTTTTGTACGCACTTATGAAAGGGGGGTGGAGGATGAGACCTACTCTTGCGGTACAGGTGTTACTGCGGCTGCATTGGCATACCACCATACACATATTATGAGCTTGGGAAACTATATAGTGGATGTAAAAACCAAAGGGGGACTTTTGGCTGTTTCTTTCAATTTTGATAAAGAGTATAACAATATTTGGTTGATAGGTCCAGCAGTTTTTGTATATGAAGGAGAGATTGTGCTTTGAAAAAAGTATTCATATATTATATAGTTTTTATTTTTTCTATTTCATTTGCAAATGCAGAAACCTATTTTGTAAGCTTTAAGGATAAGGGCGTAAACGTTTTCTTAAAACCCACGCAATTTCTTGGTCAAAAATCTATTGACCGTCGCATCAAATCGAAGGTGGAAATTGATTATACGGATTTCCCAGTTTGCAATGATTATATACAAAAAATCACTGCTGCTACACAGAAAATATATACACAATCAAAATGGTTGAACGGTGTGGTAGTAGAAGCTACGCATCAACAATTAGCTATTATCATACAATATAATTTTGTTAAGGATATTACAGAACTTTCTTTCAAAAAAAGTATGATTACCCTAACCAATAATACCGCTGCCAATATTGGTTTTTGCCCTTCCGATTTTGCCCTGCCACAATTGGATATGCTCAATGCAACGCTACTGCATCACAATGGATACACAGGCAAAGGC containing:
- the dapF gene encoding diaminopimelate epimerase, coding for MIKFHKYQGTGNDFIIIDNRENIFDKSNNSLIENLCDRRFGIGADGLILLEMKNNLPQMVYYNSDGKPSSMCGNGGRCFAAFCKEFDLVTNNEMTFEAVDGKHEVLYEPQKIKLKMNDVPAIKPIGSDFELNTGSPHYIVFEQHIDDINIIERARQIRYNNTYKEAGINVNFVEPIDTGIFVRTYERGVEDETYSCGTGVTAAALAYHHTHIMSLGNYIVDVKTKGGLLAVSFNFDKEYNNIWLIGPAVFVYEGEIVL
- a CDS encoding nucleoside-diphosphate sugar epimerase/dehydratase, translating into MRYEFSLDSLLKDNPNVPSAFVILLFFRVIAFYITQTYAGIIRYTSSQDAVRIALAVGSSSIVVLILNLVYQYYTHISILPNSVIIIDMFITVMVMTSFRLGYKLIFQQVKNASISRTNVIIYGAGQLGMITKRTLDHDHNLSYKVVGFLENDRTKVNKYLEGVKIHHEDELDNLLSKGNIQQVIISIQNFSKEAKRKVIETCLEHNVKVLTIPPVNKWINGELNIKQIKNVKIEDLLGRDAIELDNALVNQELRNKVILVTGAAGSIGSEISRQLMTLQPDLLIMVDQAETPLYELEYEFKNDLKYDNIKHAVFVVGDIRNENTMREIFKKYKPNKVFHAAAYKHVPLMEANPAEALKNNVLGTRNLADLSVEFGVNKFVMVSTDKAVNPTNVMGASKRIAEIYVQSLNKHLKNKSHQNHTRFITTRFGNVLGSNGSVIPLFKKQIENGGPITITHKDITRYFMTIPEACQLVLEAGAMGKGGEIFIFDMGEPVRIVDLAKKMVKLSGLELEKDIHITYSGLRPGEKIFEELLNDSENTMATHHPKIMIAKVREYAYEEVNDKINDLIITAHTNNHDEDVVRHMKQLVPEFLSNNSVFSVLDEAK